GTCGTGACCACCCACCGCCGAAACCTGCCCGTGCTCGTCGCGACGGTCGCGGTGGCGTGCGCCCTCACGGCCGCTTGGTTCTGGCTGGGTCAGGCCGAGGCCCGACAGAGCGCCGAGCGAACCGAGCGCGACGCGCGTCAGGCGTCGCTCCGGCTCTCCGACTTCGTCACCGCGCGCCTCGTCGCGGTCGAGTCCATCCGGCGCATCCGGGAGGCCGGGCTGATGGACGAAGAGGCCACCTTCGTCCGGAGCGCCACGATCGTGCAGAACGAGCTGGGCGGCTACCTCGCGATCAACTGGATCGCGCCCGACGGAACCATCGTGTGGGTGAGCCCCGCCGAGCGGAACGCGGCCGCGCGCGGCCGAAACGTATTTCGCCACCCCCAGGCGTCCCCCGCCGCTCGCGAGGCCGAGCGGACGCGGCGACCGAGCGCGACCCCGCCCATCCCGCTCTTCCAGGGCATCGCAGGCTTCGCGACCTACTACCCGGTCATCGTGGAGGGCGAGCTGATCGGGTTCGTCAACGGCGTCTTCGACATCCGCGGGCTCGTCGAGGCGAGCCTCGAGGAGGGCATCCTCGAGGCCCACGAGCTGCGCATCACCACCGACGAGGGGGCGCTGGTGCACGAGACGCCCGGGTTCGAAGCCGCGTCGGCGGAGCGTCCGGTCGGCCGCGGCGACATGGACGTCGTCGGGGGGCGCTGGCAGCTCGCGCTCGTCCAGAACGACGCGACCGCGCACGTGTCGATGGCGCGCCACGTCTTCCTCGCGGTCGGGCTGCTGCTGACGCTGCTCTGCGCCGCACTCGGCGTCCGCATCCTGTCGCGGCGAGAGCGTCAGAAGCAGCTCGAGCGCGAGCAGCGAGAGCTGGCGGAGCTGGTCGCGGCGAGCCGAGATCTCCACGCGCTGCTCGACCGCGACGGCGCCGCCATCCGGGCGAACGACGCGGCTCAGTTCTGGCTCGAAGGCAAGGCGCGGTTCGGCGACCACGTCGACGACCGGGACGCCTGGCAAGCGGCGCTCGCGGGGGCGTTCGCCGGGACGCCGCAGCGCCTGGAGCTCCGACTCGGCCCCGACGCCGCCCAATACGATGTGTCCCTTCAACCCCTCGGCGACGACAGCCGCGCGGTCGCGCTTCACGCCAAGGACGACCGGGAGCGGCGCCGCCTCGAGGACGACCTTCGCCGCGCCCAGAAGCTCGAGGCGATCGGCCGGCTCGCGGGCGGCATCGCGCACGACTTCAACAACCTCCTGACCGCGGTGACCGGCCTGGCCACCGTCGCGCGCTCGGACCCGAGGCTGCCCGAGGAGCTCGCCGAGGACATGGACGCCATCGTGGGTGCGGCCGAGCGGGGCTCGGATCTGACGCGAAAGCTGCTCGCGTTCGCCCGCACCGATCCCGCCGAGCCCGATCGCGTGGTCGACCTCGGCGAACAGATCCGAGGGCTGCGCCGCTTGCTGCGGCAGCTGGTGCGCGAGGACGTCTCGCTCAGCGTGTCGTGCCCCTCGACGCCTCTCTGGGTCAGCATCGCGCCGTCGCAGCTGGAGCAGATCGCGCTCAACCTCGTCGTCAACTCGATCGACGCCATCGAGGGGCACGGGCACGTCGACGTGCGGGTCGAGCCGGCCGGGGACGGCGTGGCCCTCATCGTCGAAGACGACGGCGCCGGCATGACCGAGGACGTGCGGGAGCGGGTCTTCGAGCCCTTCTTCACCACGAAGGCGCCGGGCAAGGGGACGGGGCTCGGGCTCGCCTCGGTCTACGGCATCGCGCGCGCGCGCGGCGGGAGCGTGACCATCGACAGCGCCCCGGGCGAGGGCACCCGGGTCCAGGTCTCGTTTCCCCGCGTCGAGGCGCCGCCCACCGTGGCCCCCACCCCGTCCATCACCCCCGAGCCGCGCGAGCATGGCGCGCTAGTGCTCCTCGCGGAGGACGAGCCCAGCGTACGCGCGACCACCAGCCGCATCCTGAGGCTCGCCGGCTTCGAGGTCCTCGAGGCGGAGAACGGGCGCGTCGCGCTCGACCTGCTCGAGCGCTCCAGCAAACCGCCGGACGTCCTCGTCAGCGACGTCATCATGCCCGAGATGCGCGGCCCCGAGCTGGCGCTGGCGGTGCGTGAGCGCTGTCCCGACATCGGTATCGTGCTCTGCAGCGGCTACGTGGGCGACGCCCTCGAGGGCCCGGAGTTCGAGACCTTGGGGGCCGAGCTGGTGGCCAAGCCCTACCGCCCGAGTGAGCTGCTCGACGCGATCGAGCGCGTCCGGCCTCCGGCCACCGGCGCGGTCGCGAGCGCCTGAGCGAGAGCCGCTCAGAACCGGCGCTGGACCTGCATCTTCTGCTTCGGCGCGAGCCCGACCGACTTCAGCGCCTTCTTCGCCATCTGCTGGAGCTCCGGCCGCACGCCCTTGCCCAGGAAGGGCGCGAGCATGTTGGCGTCGGCCTTGGCGAGCGCCCGCATCGACTGCTGCGCGAGGCCGCGCTTCTTGCTGGCGAGGTGCGTGTAGACCTGCGCCCTCAGGAGCATCGCGCCGACCTCGCCGTACTCCGGGTCGTCCGCCGGGTAGGTCTCGATCAGCTTGGCCGCCTCGTCCGCCTTGCCCGTTCGCGCGAACGCCTCCGCCGCCACCGCGGCGTACATGGCCTTGGCCTTGGCGTTCGGCTGCCGGTCGAGCCGCAGGTCGTCGGCGAGCTTGCGCGCGTCCTTGGCCCGCCCGTTCATCAGGTAGAGGAAGCCGAGGTTGGCCCGCACGTCGTCCTGCACCACGGCCGGGGCCTTGCCGAGGTCGATGTCCTCGAGGATCTTCATGGCGTCGGCGGGCCGCTCGCGCGCCACGAGCTGCGCGCGGGCGAGCGCGTTCAGGGCGTCGGAGCTGTCCCCCTGCTCCAGCTGCGCGAGGGCGCGCTTGCGGCCCTCCTCGTCGGTGGCCTGCGACAGGATGTCGACGATGCCGCGCGACTTGCGGGTCAGGCGCCAGACGTAGATGCCGAAGCCGATGGCCGCGACGGTGAGCGCGCCGACCACGCCGATGACGACCCAGCCGAAGACCCCGTCCTCGTCGTAGCCCTGGATCATGAACGCCGTGACCCAGAGCACGACGAAGGCCACCACGATGATCGCGATGGTCCGCCACTTCAGCGTCGGCTGTTCGATGTTCTCGAAGGCCTCGCTGGCGTCCTTCGGCTTGGGGAGCTTGCCTCGTTTCGCCACGGGACCGGGTTACCCCGCGGGCAGAGGGCCGGCAAGCGGCGACAGCGTCTCCACGAGCCAGCGCGCGTCGGGCCGCCGCTTCGGGTCGACGCGGAGGCACGCCCCGACCAGCTCGTCCAGCACCTCGGGCCGTTCGGTGGACACGTGCTCGAGGATCTCCCGGGCCGCCACGCCGAAGGCGTGCACGTCCATGGGGAGGTCGGCCGGGGCCGCCGCGCGCTGCTCGGGCGCCATGTACTTCAGCGTGCCCTCGGCCGCGGCCGACGGCGCGACGTGACCCGGCTCACACGCGACCCCGAAGTCGGTCAGCACGACGCGGTCGTCCGCGCGGAGCAGCATGTTCGAGGGCTTGATGTCGCGGTGCACCACGTCCGCCGCGTGCACGTGGGCGAGCGCCTCGGCCCCCGTCAGCAGCCAGCGCAACACGCGGGCCGCGGGGAGCGCGCCCTTGTCGATCTCCTGGCGCACCGAGCCGCCGAGCACCCGCTCCATCGCGATCGCGGCCAGCGTCTCGTCGATGTCGAACACCCGCACGATGCCCGGGTGCTGCAGACGCGCGGGCGTGCGCGCCTCGACGAGCAAGCGCACCCGCTCCGATCGGCCTCGACGGTGATACACCTTCAACGCGACCTTTCGCCCGAGCGACAGGTCCTCGGCGAGGAATACGGTCCCGGCCCCCCCTCGCCCGAGCTCGCGCTCGACCCGGTACCGACCGCGGGTCAGCGCGCCGTCGGCCATCAGCGTGGCGCCGACGTCGGCCTGCTTCCGCTCCCCCTCGCGCAGGCGCCGCACCCGGGCCCGCGCGCGCGGGTAGTCGAGATCCCGGGCCATCACCCGCTCGTAGAGGGCCAGCGCCCCCGTCTCGTCGCCGCGACGCTCGGCGATCTCGGCCCCGAGCATCCACAGCTCGAGCGGCGCGTCCGTGCTGTCCAGGAACGGCGTGAGCAGCCGCCCCGCGCCCTCGTCGTCGCCGCGTGAGGCGAGCAGCTCCGCCACCCGCTGGTGGAGCACCAACCGCTCGGGGTGATGGGCGAGCACCCGACGCACCAGATCGATGGCGCGCGCCTCCCGGCCCTGCTGCCGCAGCCGCTCGATCTGCGCGAGCACCTCCGCGTCGACCACGCGCGCCGACGGATCGTCCCCCAGGCGCTCCAGGATCAGCTCCGGGTCATCCGGGGCCCGCAGCTCGATCTCCGGCTCGGGGGGCGCGGAGTCCCGCGTCTCGGGGGGCTCGGGCTCTGGCGCTCCGCCGCCGAAGAGCCGCCTCCAGAGGCTCACGCGAGCACCTCCACCGGCCGCCCGCCCACCACGAGCCTGTCTTCGAGCAGCAGGTGGACCGGGAGCGCGCAGGTCTGCC
Above is a window of Sandaracinaceae bacterium DNA encoding:
- a CDS encoding ATP-binding protein, whose translation is MTTHRRNLPVLVATVAVACALTAAWFWLGQAEARQSAERTERDARQASLRLSDFVTARLVAVESIRRIREAGLMDEEATFVRSATIVQNELGGYLAINWIAPDGTIVWVSPAERNAAARGRNVFRHPQASPAAREAERTRRPSATPPIPLFQGIAGFATYYPVIVEGELIGFVNGVFDIRGLVEASLEEGILEAHELRITTDEGALVHETPGFEAASAERPVGRGDMDVVGGRWQLALVQNDATAHVSMARHVFLAVGLLLTLLCAALGVRILSRRERQKQLEREQRELAELVAASRDLHALLDRDGAAIRANDAAQFWLEGKARFGDHVDDRDAWQAALAGAFAGTPQRLELRLGPDAAQYDVSLQPLGDDSRAVALHAKDDRERRRLEDDLRRAQKLEAIGRLAGGIAHDFNNLLTAVTGLATVARSDPRLPEELAEDMDAIVGAAERGSDLTRKLLAFARTDPAEPDRVVDLGEQIRGLRRLLRQLVREDVSLSVSCPSTPLWVSIAPSQLEQIALNLVVNSIDAIEGHGHVDVRVEPAGDGVALIVEDDGAGMTEDVRERVFEPFFTTKAPGKGTGLGLASVYGIARARGGSVTIDSAPGEGTRVQVSFPRVEAPPTVAPTPSITPEPREHGALVLLAEDEPSVRATTSRILRLAGFEVLEAENGRVALDLLERSSKPPDVLVSDVIMPEMRGPELALAVRERCPDIGIVLCSGYVGDALEGPEFETLGAELVAKPYRPSELLDAIERVRPPATGAVASA
- a CDS encoding tetratricopeptide repeat protein, with product MAKRGKLPKPKDASEAFENIEQPTLKWRTIAIIVVAFVVLWVTAFMIQGYDEDGVFGWVVIGVVGALTVAAIGFGIYVWRLTRKSRGIVDILSQATDEEGRKRALAQLEQGDSSDALNALARAQLVARERPADAMKILEDIDLGKAPAVVQDDVRANLGFLYLMNGRAKDARKLADDLRLDRQPNAKAKAMYAAVAAEAFARTGKADEAAKLIETYPADDPEYGEVGAMLLRAQVYTHLASKKRGLAQQSMRALAKADANMLAPFLGKGVRPELQQMAKKALKSVGLAPKQKMQVQRRF
- a CDS encoding protein kinase, giving the protein MSLWRRLFGGGAPEPEPPETRDSAPPEPEIELRAPDDPELILERLGDDPSARVVDAEVLAQIERLRQQGREARAIDLVRRVLAHHPERLVLHQRVAELLASRGDDEGAGRLLTPFLDSTDAPLELWMLGAEIAERRGDETGALALYERVMARDLDYPRARARVRRLREGERKQADVGATLMADGALTRGRYRVERELGRGGAGTVFLAEDLSLGRKVALKVYHRRGRSERVRLLVEARTPARLQHPGIVRVFDIDETLAAIAMERVLGGSVRQEIDKGALPAARVLRWLLTGAEALAHVHAADVVHRDIKPSNMLLRADDRVVLTDFGVACEPGHVAPSAAAEGTLKYMAPEQRAAAPADLPMDVHAFGVAAREILEHVSTERPEVLDELVGACLRVDPKRRPDARWLVETLSPLAGPLPAG